In Pseudomonas saudiphocaensis, one DNA window encodes the following:
- the rimO gene encoding 30S ribosomal protein S12 methylthiotransferase RimO, with translation MSNKVPSVGFVSLGCPKATVDSERILTQLRMEGYQIVPSYEDADVVVVNTCGFIDSAKAESLDAIGEAIAENGKVIVTGCMGVDENNIRGVHPSVLAVTGPQQYEQVVNAVHEVIPPNIEHDPFVDLVPPQGIKLTPRHYAYLKISEGCNHSCSFCIIPSMRGKLVSRPVGSVLSEAERLVKAGVKEVLVISQDTSAYGVDLKYKLDFWNGQPVKTRMLELCEELGKMGVWVRLHYVYPYPNVDDVIPLMAAGKILPYLDIPFQHASPKVLKAMKRPAFEDRTLARIKKWREICPDLTIRSTFIVGFPGETEEDFQYLLDWLTEAQLDRVGCFQYSPVEGAPAEVLGLEPVPDEIKQERWDRFMAHQQAISAARLQLKIGKEMDVLIDEVDEDGAIGRSWADAPEIDGMVYVDSEHPLQPGDKVRVRVTHADEYDLWAEAI, from the coding sequence ATGTCGAATAAAGTCCCAAGCGTAGGGTTCGTTTCACTCGGGTGTCCCAAGGCAACGGTGGACTCGGAGCGCATTCTTACCCAGCTGCGCATGGAGGGTTACCAGATCGTGCCGTCCTACGAGGACGCCGATGTCGTGGTAGTAAACACTTGCGGCTTTATCGACAGCGCCAAGGCCGAGTCATTGGATGCAATCGGCGAAGCCATCGCCGAAAACGGCAAGGTCATCGTCACCGGCTGCATGGGTGTGGATGAAAACAACATCCGCGGCGTGCACCCAAGCGTTTTGGCGGTCACCGGGCCGCAGCAGTACGAGCAGGTGGTCAATGCCGTACATGAAGTGATCCCGCCGAACATCGAGCACGATCCCTTCGTCGATCTGGTGCCACCCCAGGGCATCAAGCTCACCCCGCGCCACTACGCCTATCTGAAAATTTCCGAAGGCTGTAACCACAGCTGCAGCTTCTGCATCATTCCTTCCATGCGCGGCAAGCTGGTCAGCCGGCCGGTGGGCAGCGTATTGAGCGAGGCCGAGCGCCTGGTCAAGGCCGGCGTCAAGGAAGTCCTGGTGATCAGCCAGGACACTAGCGCCTACGGCGTCGATCTCAAGTACAAGCTGGATTTCTGGAACGGCCAGCCGGTCAAGACGCGCATGCTGGAACTGTGCGAGGAGCTGGGCAAGATGGGCGTCTGGGTACGCCTGCACTACGTCTATCCTTACCCCAACGTGGACGACGTAATTCCGCTGATGGCCGCCGGCAAGATCCTTCCGTATCTGGACATTCCCTTCCAGCACGCCAGCCCCAAGGTACTCAAGGCGATGAAACGCCCGGCTTTCGAGGACAGGACCCTGGCGCGCATCAAGAAGTGGCGTGAGATCTGCCCCGATCTGACCATCCGCTCCACCTTTATCGTCGGCTTCCCCGGCGAGACCGAGGAAGACTTCCAGTACCTGCTCGACTGGCTCACCGAAGCCCAACTGGATCGTGTCGGCTGCTTCCAGTACTCCCCCGTCGAAGGCGCTCCTGCCGAAGTACTCGGCCTGGAACCGGTACCGGACGAGATCAAGCAGGAGCGCTGGGACCGCTTTATGGCCCATCAGCAGGCCATCAGCGCCGCGCGCCTGCAACTCAAGATCGGCAAGGAGATGGATGTACTTATAGACGAGGTGGACGAGGACGGCGCCATCGGCCGCTCCTGGGCCGACGCCCCGGAAATCGACGGCATGGTCTATGTCGACAGCGAGCACCCGCTACAGCCCGGCGACAAGGTACGCGTGCGCGTGACCCATGCCGACGAGTACGACCTCTGGGCCGAAGCGATCTGA
- a CDS encoding pyrimidine/purine nucleoside phosphorylase: MFKVNEYFDGTVKSIAFDMADGPATIGVMAPGEYEFGTAQLEVMHVVAGSLDVKLPGSDSFETFAAGTRFTVPANSKFQLKVATDTAYLCEYR, translated from the coding sequence ATGTTCAAGGTCAACGAATACTTCGACGGCACCGTCAAATCCATCGCCTTCGACATGGCCGACGGCCCCGCCACCATTGGCGTGATGGCTCCAGGCGAATACGAATTCGGCACCGCCCAGCTGGAAGTCATGCATGTGGTAGCCGGCAGCCTGGACGTGAAACTGCCAGGCAGCGACAGCTTCGAAACCTTTGCCGCCGGCACCCGTTTTACCGTACCTGCAAACAGCAAATTTCAGCTGAAGGTCGCGACCGATACCGCTTATCTGTGTGAGTACCGCTGA
- a CDS encoding YkgJ family cysteine cluster protein, with protein MECRPGCGACCIAPSISSAIPGMPNGKPAGVRCLHLTDANYCGLFGQPNRPAVCAAFSADQSVCGESREEAIRVLGWLEQATA; from the coding sequence ATGGAATGTCGCCCCGGCTGCGGTGCCTGCTGCATTGCCCCTTCGATTAGTTCTGCAATACCCGGTATGCCGAACGGTAAACCGGCAGGTGTGCGTTGCCTACATCTGACGGACGCGAATTACTGCGGGCTGTTCGGTCAGCCAAATCGACCCGCAGTATGTGCGGCGTTCAGTGCTGATCAGAGTGTCTGCGGCGAGAGCCGCGAAGAAGCCATCCGTGTGCTGGGATGGCTGGAGCAGGCCACGGCCTGA
- a CDS encoding polysaccharide biosynthesis/export family protein, which yields MKPLFALAFSSVLVLQGCVFSPGQHLDPDEFKDGAKSENGSVQLLRITPEMLTGEVPSDRGTSSKQELIDYKPEAYRIGANDLLYITVWDHPELTAPSGPQQQLDANGRLVRPDGTLFYPYIGNVNAAGRTIEELRAEIARRLANYIDSPQVDVNLLRYGSQRIVLSGAFNTGGEVPVTTAPINIVQAIGQANIDTENADLSSLVLKRDGREYLLDLDDLNRPDSWLHQVYLKDGDQLHLPYNDQKKIYVLGEVNEPLALSFKTSSYNLMDAIGTAGGIRQETADGEAVYVIRGAANIATEPAKVFQLNAKSPTAFALAKSFPLQPQDVVFVGPAGITRWNRFISQLLPSAAVVGTGAAFNR from the coding sequence ATGAAACCATTATTTGCGCTCGCGTTCTCTTCCGTTCTGGTACTCCAGGGATGCGTCTTTTCACCTGGCCAACACCTTGACCCGGATGAGTTCAAGGACGGAGCAAAATCAGAAAACGGCAGCGTACAGCTGTTGCGCATCACGCCGGAAATGCTCACGGGCGAGGTGCCTTCCGACAGAGGCACGTCCAGCAAGCAGGAACTGATCGACTACAAGCCTGAAGCCTATCGCATCGGTGCCAACGATCTGCTCTACATTACCGTTTGGGATCACCCCGAATTGACTGCGCCGTCCGGCCCGCAGCAGCAACTTGATGCCAACGGTCGCCTGGTTCGCCCTGATGGCACGCTCTTCTATCCCTATATCGGTAACGTCAACGCAGCCGGCCGCACCATTGAAGAGTTGCGAGCCGAGATTGCACGCCGCCTTGCCAATTACATCGATAGCCCGCAGGTAGACGTCAACCTGCTGCGCTACGGCAGCCAGCGCATCGTGCTCTCCGGCGCGTTCAACACTGGCGGTGAAGTTCCAGTGACCACCGCACCGATAAACATCGTGCAAGCCATCGGCCAGGCCAACATCGACACTGAAAACGCTGACCTTTCCAGCCTGGTGCTCAAGCGCGACGGTCGCGAGTACCTGCTCGACCTCGACGACCTGAACCGCCCGGACTCCTGGCTGCATCAGGTCTATCTGAAGGACGGCGACCAGCTGCATCTGCCCTACAACGATCAGAAGAAGATCTACGTTCTTGGAGAGGTCAACGAGCCGCTGGCCCTGAGTTTCAAGACCTCCAGCTACAACCTGATGGACGCCATCGGTACTGCCGGTGGCATCCGCCAGGAGACAGCTGACGGCGAAGCGGTCTACGTCATTCGTGGCGCGGCAAACATCGCCACCGAGCCAGCCAAGGTCTTCCAGCTGAATGCCAAATCGCCCACCGCGTTCGCCTTGGCCAAGAGCTTCCCGCTTCAGCCTCAGGACGTTGTGTTTGTTGGCCCTGCAGGTATCACCCGCTGGAACCGCTTCATCAGCCAGCTGCTGCCATCTGCTGCTGTAGTAGGCACCGGAGCGGCGTTCAATCGCTGA
- a CDS encoding GDP-mannose 4,6-dehydratase, whose amino-acid sequence MKALITGVTGFTGRYMAEELAAHGYEVHGLSYRPLQGELPASIAAIHCCSLNEPQMLKDLLLELRPSHVVHLAAVSFVAHADADAIYRANLIGTRHLLEALRPVADGLAAVILASSANVYGNTEGVLDESSPFAPANDYAVSKTAMEYLARLYQRQLPLIITRPFNYTGVGQSEQFLIPKIIAHTRRGAEFIELGNLDIARDFCDVRDVVRAYRRLLETQDAIGQTVNICSGTAHTLQYVLQQAALISGHQMQVRVNPAYIRSADVKNLFGCNARLTRLISEHKPIELRETLRWMIEAPGAGV is encoded by the coding sequence ATGAAAGCGCTGATCACCGGCGTTACCGGTTTTACCGGTCGCTACATGGCCGAGGAACTCGCAGCACACGGCTACGAAGTCCATGGCCTCAGCTATCGCCCTCTACAAGGGGAGCTGCCAGCGAGCATTGCTGCGATTCACTGCTGTTCGCTGAATGAACCGCAGATGCTGAAAGACCTGCTGTTGGAATTGCGCCCGAGCCATGTCGTGCACCTGGCCGCCGTGTCCTTCGTGGCGCATGCCGACGCTGACGCCATTTACCGCGCCAATCTCATCGGCACCCGACACTTGCTCGAAGCACTGCGGCCGGTTGCCGACGGCCTCGCTGCAGTCATTCTCGCCAGCAGTGCCAATGTCTATGGCAACACCGAAGGTGTGCTGGACGAGTCGTCCCCTTTTGCACCCGCCAATGATTACGCGGTCAGCAAAACCGCAATGGAATATCTGGCGCGGCTGTATCAACGGCAATTGCCATTGATCATCACGCGCCCGTTCAACTACACGGGCGTTGGTCAGTCTGAGCAGTTCCTGATTCCCAAGATAATTGCGCATACGCGCCGCGGCGCCGAGTTCATCGAACTGGGGAACCTGGATATAGCCAGGGATTTCTGTGATGTACGCGATGTAGTAAGAGCCTACCGGCGCTTGCTTGAAACGCAGGACGCGATCGGGCAGACCGTCAATATCTGCTCAGGCACTGCCCACACCTTGCAATATGTTTTGCAGCAGGCAGCTCTGATATCCGGTCATCAAATGCAAGTTAGGGTTAATCCCGCCTACATACGCAGCGCTGATGTAAAGAATCTGTTCGGCTGCAATGCCAGGCTGACCCGACTAATTAGTGAGCACAAACCGATAGAACTTCGCGAAACACTGCGCTGGATGATTGAAGCGCCCGGGGCGGGAGTTTGA
- a CDS encoding WecB/TagA/CpsF family glycosyltransferase encodes MSSDTTAFGINFYSGNKKALLGCIREGVKQPYSFVVTPNVDHLVQLQHDDALRDAYARARWRLCDSRVLLALLDRLGVEIEEAIPGSDLTLDLLQWASEDRLRVVLIGCSTAETQKLKELYPGIDLYHHNPPMGFINNPEEVQRCLQFIRDTPSELVLFAVGTPRGEILAAAIQPHERSGMAFSIGASIAFATGTIKRAPLWMRECKLEWLHRMCLEPRRLAKRYFQDALYIVPAYWREKNSRHKASLAKQQS; translated from the coding sequence GTGTCAAGTGATACTACAGCCTTCGGCATCAACTTTTATTCCGGCAACAAGAAGGCGTTGCTGGGCTGCATTCGTGAGGGCGTGAAACAGCCCTATTCGTTTGTGGTCACGCCCAATGTCGACCACCTGGTGCAACTACAGCATGACGACGCGCTGCGCGATGCTTATGCAAGAGCACGGTGGCGATTGTGCGACAGCCGGGTCCTGCTGGCATTGCTGGACCGGCTGGGGGTCGAGATCGAGGAAGCCATCCCTGGCAGTGACCTGACGCTTGATCTATTGCAGTGGGCGAGCGAAGACCGCCTGCGCGTGGTTCTGATTGGCTGTTCGACTGCTGAAACCCAGAAGCTGAAAGAGCTTTACCCCGGCATCGATCTTTACCACCACAATCCGCCCATGGGCTTCATCAACAATCCGGAAGAAGTGCAACGGTGCTTGCAGTTCATTCGGGACACCCCTTCGGAGCTGGTGTTGTTCGCCGTCGGCACCCCGCGCGGCGAAATATTGGCGGCGGCGATACAGCCCCATGAGCGCTCGGGAATGGCCTTCAGCATTGGCGCCTCGATTGCCTTTGCCACCGGCACCATCAAGCGAGCACCGTTGTGGATGCGCGAATGCAAGCTCGAGTGGCTGCATCGCATGTGTCTGGAGCCACGGCGCTTGGCAAAGCGTTACTTTCAGGACGCGCTGTATATCGTGCCGGCGTATTGGCGTGAAAAGAACTCCCGACACAAGGCAAGTCTTGCCAAGCAACAGTCCTGA
- a CDS encoding glycosyltransferase family 2 protein, with translation MNVALILNYKAATETISCAESILAHCATLDHVVIIDNDSQDGSAVALQQWLDEKQHRNVTVLNNPENSGYAGGNNYGLRWAVENLNPEYFWVINNDTYVDSDAFSPLLEALKQNDRQFVGSLVLSAETGRLECYGGGKLYPILGKARLLGKNQSIETLQQQGLAHIPDYLMGCSLAFSTALTKEIGLMDEKYFMYFEEVDWQYRAREFGISIKVIPESRLFHYGSLSLGSRSAFYHYYRNRAATRFNKRFYGPGFALVSAFLLSAVTTIKEFRHPTLAWSGIKGAFKGVAMSVK, from the coding sequence ATGAACGTCGCACTTATTCTCAATTACAAAGCTGCTACTGAGACCATCAGCTGCGCTGAGAGCATACTTGCTCATTGTGCAACGCTCGATCATGTCGTAATCATCGACAATGATTCGCAAGACGGCTCCGCAGTCGCCCTGCAGCAATGGCTGGATGAAAAGCAGCATCGCAATGTGACTGTGCTTAACAACCCGGAAAACAGCGGTTATGCAGGTGGCAATAACTACGGCCTGCGCTGGGCAGTGGAAAATCTTAACCCCGAATACTTTTGGGTCATCAATAATGACACCTATGTAGACAGCGACGCCTTTTCACCGCTTTTAGAAGCACTTAAGCAAAACGACCGGCAGTTCGTCGGCTCGCTGGTATTGAGTGCCGAAACCGGGCGATTGGAGTGTTATGGCGGCGGAAAGCTCTACCCGATCCTCGGAAAGGCGCGCCTGTTGGGTAAGAACCAGAGCATTGAAACCCTGCAGCAACAAGGTCTCGCACACATCCCGGACTATTTAATGGGCTGCAGTCTTGCGTTTTCTACAGCGCTGACAAAAGAAATTGGTTTGATGGATGAAAAGTACTTCATGTACTTCGAAGAAGTCGACTGGCAATACCGCGCCAGAGAGTTTGGCATATCAATCAAGGTAATACCTGAAAGCCGTCTCTTTCATTATGGTTCGCTTAGCCTGGGCAGTCGCTCGGCCTTCTACCATTACTACCGGAACCGAGCCGCCACACGCTTCAACAAGCGTTTTTACGGCCCGGGTTTTGCGCTCGTTTCCGCCTTTCTTCTATCAGCCGTTACCACCATCAAAGAGTTCAGACACCCCACTCTTGCATGGTCGGGTATCAAAGGCGCTTTCAAGGGAGTAGCAATGAGTGTCAAGTGA
- a CDS encoding glycoside hydrolase family 5 protein produces MLSSFPRTLRLVTALSLATCASVALATETDTKGIDLIGINLSGANFAPHITPGKVGTNYFYPEKKHFSYYAEKNIRLIRFPFIWERLQHDLDKGINFDQMRLLRKTLDQAARHGQKVILDMHNYARYKDQLIGSPEVPYEAYANVWRHLAEAFKDHPALLGYDIMNEPHSTKGLWRDAAQAAVHAIREVDMKTPIIVEGDRWASSFHWRMVNEDFLLEDPADNLIYSAHIYFDKDFSGRYAEEEVVGPMLGVERTRPFVEWLKEHGQKGFLGEYGVPGHSESMLLAMDNMLAYLNENCIPSAYWAGGPGWGKYVLAVEPIDGEDRPQMHILQKHIQNDCSDIGPQ; encoded by the coding sequence ATGCTTTCGTCTTTTCCACGCACGCTGAGACTTGTCACTGCACTCTCGCTGGCTACCTGCGCTTCAGTCGCACTGGCTACCGAGACCGACACTAAAGGGATCGACCTGATCGGTATCAACCTGTCCGGCGCCAATTTCGCCCCGCATATCACGCCAGGCAAAGTCGGTACCAATTACTTCTATCCGGAAAAAAAGCACTTCAGCTACTACGCCGAGAAGAACATTCGCCTGATTCGCTTCCCCTTCATCTGGGAGCGGCTGCAGCATGACCTGGACAAGGGCATCAACTTTGACCAGATGCGCCTGCTCCGCAAAACCCTTGATCAGGCTGCCCGGCATGGCCAGAAAGTCATTCTGGATATGCACAACTACGCCCGCTACAAGGATCAGCTGATCGGCTCGCCGGAAGTCCCCTATGAGGCCTATGCGAATGTCTGGCGCCACCTGGCCGAGGCGTTCAAGGACCATCCAGCCCTTCTTGGCTACGACATCATGAATGAGCCCCACTCCACCAAAGGCTTGTGGCGTGACGCAGCCCAAGCCGCGGTGCACGCCATCCGTGAAGTCGACATGAAGACTCCGATCATCGTGGAGGGAGATCGCTGGGCCAGCAGCTTCCACTGGCGCATGGTAAACGAGGATTTTCTCCTGGAGGACCCGGCAGACAACCTCATCTATTCGGCGCACATCTATTTCGACAAGGACTTCTCAGGCCGCTACGCCGAAGAAGAAGTAGTCGGTCCAATGCTGGGCGTGGAACGTACCCGGCCTTTCGTGGAGTGGCTCAAGGAGCACGGCCAAAAAGGTTTTCTCGGTGAATACGGCGTACCCGGCCATTCCGAATCGATGCTGCTCGCGATGGACAATATGCTCGCCTACCTCAATGAAAACTGTATTCCCAGTGCCTACTGGGCCGGCGGGCCTGGCTGGGGGAAATACGTGCTGGCTGTCGAGCCAATAGATGGCGAAGACCGTCCGCAAATGCACATCCTGCAAAAACATATCCAGAACGACTGCAGCGATATCGGCCCTCAGTGA